From Mytilus galloprovincialis chromosome 9, xbMytGall1.hap1.1, whole genome shotgun sequence, the proteins below share one genomic window:
- the LOC143044202 gene encoding sorting nexin-29-like, with product MNGDEQHVSERQNLLTRLLDAVKQCQVRFGGRTELAADADSRVSCLCAAWEAVLQHGLKQTSKAFQALKQVTEITGLNKVSDVIADITSKEIEPEYWLYVKEHLTKHEQDRFFTLKHINTDAGRGRAWLRASLNEHSLERYMHMLLERDELLSNHYESWAFLRDQERNSMLPNMAAGLGSILFAINVDNSDLNTVRRPTTAVNIPNTAKLVGRLEEEPRPVIAGEESPPASGSYDSKKKEKKKKKKNTHIVSFDDGTSQTLFHHVNSSDQYSSQQTEQIPDISISDTSPVENILRREYSLNREPSIVSNTSLDQASVSSADFDVSESTMRPVDFSGDPIDFGISSFRAESNSILGSSVSSSEHGGIDVQSAAFALDMVQRGMDNSYRTAGDGGNDKENIRKDAMSTNELKQAVVAMMVRKDEVEEQNRNLQMMLEQEMETSSTLRAEIEDMKVQSSSKQEKETTKYQSLQKENELLKNQLRRYVNAVQMLRAEGSQDESLQLGVPVEEPQPNIPPAKSNIDYSHEASEYEQKLIQVAEMHGELMEFNEMLHRQLNHKEAYIRRLQQELIDLRGPLPRDLHMHGDQISGNSDSHSVQSKSLINIWIPSAFIRGGPRDNYHVYQVYVRIKDEEWNVYKRYSEFRDLHLHLRKKYPIVNKYEFPPKKTIGKKDAKVVEGRRKMFQSYLRSVVNYLSENDPGLADSICKIKLSVFLPFFSDKPIEKGDKKKIKKTVSSASLPGSVPEPIRETMQNQYDGL from the exons ATGAATG GTGATGAACAACATGTAAGTGAAAGACAGAATCTTCTAACAAGGCTTCTTGATGCTGTTAAACAG TGCCAGGTACGTTTTGGTGGTAGAACAGAATTAGCTGCCGATGCTGATAGTAGAGTTTCCTGTCTCTGTGCTGCATGGGAAGCTGTTTTACAACATGGGTTAAAGCAAACTAGCAAAGCTTTTCAGGCTCTCAA gCAGGTTACAGAAATAACAGGCCTTAACAAAGTATCAGATGTCATTGCTGACATAACAAGTAAAGAGATAGAACCAG AGTACTGGCTCTATGTGAAAGAACATCTAACAAAACATGAACAGGACAGGTTTTTTACATTGAAGCATATAAACACAGATGCTGGACGTGGGAGGGCGTGGCTTAGAGCCTCACTGAATGAACATTCACTTGAACGTTATATGCATATGTTATTAGAACGTGATGAACTACTAAG TAATCATTATGAAAGCTGGGCATTTTTACGAGATCAAGAAAGAAACAGTATGTTACCTAACATGGCTGCTG GGCTTGGATCAATACTGTTTGCCATTAATGTGGATAACTCAGATTTAAATACAGTGAGACGTCCAACGACAGCTGTCAATATACCCAATACTGCCAAGCTGGTTGGTCGATTGGAAGAGGAGCCCCGCCCAGTTATAGCTGGAGAGGAGAGTCCTCCTGCATCAGGATCTTATG ATtcaaagaagaaagaaaaaaagaaaaagaagaaaaatactcACATTGTTAGTTTTGATGATGGGACTTCACAAACTTTATTTCATCATGTGAATTCATCAGATCAGTATTCCAGTCAGCAGACGGAACAGATACCTGATATATCTATATCTGATACTTCACCTGTGGAGAATATTCTCAGGAGGGAATATTCCTTAAACAGAGAGCCAAGTATTGTTTCCAATACATCTCTGGACCAAGCTTCTGTTAGTTCGGCAGATTTTGATGTCAG TGAGAGTACAATGAGACCAGTAGATTTTTCTGGTGATCCAATAGATTTTGGTATTTCTTCCTTTAGAGCTGAATCAAACAGTATACTAGGATCATCTG TTTCGTCTTCGGAACATGGCGGTATTGATGTACAGTCAGCTGCATTTGCTTTAGATATGGTACAGAGAGGAATGGATAATAG TTATAGAACAGCAGGAGATGGAGggaatgataaagaaaatataagaaaagatGCCATGTCAACAA aTGAATTAAAACAAGCGGTTGTAGCCATGATGGTTAGAAAGGATGAAGTAGAAGAGCAAAACAG GAATTTACAGATGATGTTAGAACAAGAAATGGAAACATCTTCCACGCTGAGAGCAGAGATAGAAGACATGAAAGTGCAGTCTTCTTCCAAGCAAGAAAAGGAAACTACTAAATACCAGTCACTTCAAAA AGAAAATGAATTGCTGAAAAATCAGTTAAGACGTTATGTGAATGCTGTACAGATGTTGAGAGCTGAAGGATCACAGGATGAAAGCT TACAGTTAGGAGTTCCTGTAGAGGAACCACAGCCCAATATACCTCCTGCTAAATCTAATATAGATTACAGCCATGAAGCTTCTGAATATGAACAGAAACTCATACAG GTTGCTGAAATGCATGGAGAATTGATGGAATTTAATGAGATGTTACACAGACAACTGAATCACAAAGAAGCATATATACGGAGGTTACAGCAGGAGTTGATTGATCTGAGAGGCCCG TTACCTAGAGATCTACATATGCATGGTGATCAGATCTCTGGTAATTCAGATAG ccaTTCTGTGCAATCAAAATCTCTAATAAATATATGGATTCCATCAGCATTCATTAGAGGAGGCCCAAGGGataattatcatgtttatcag GTTTATGTAAGAATTAAAGATGAAGAATGGAATGTGTATAAACGATACAGTGAATTTAGAGATCTACATCTTCATCTACGGAAGAAATATCCCATTGTTAATAAGTATGAATTTCCACCGAAGAAAACTATTGGGAAAAAG gaTGCAAAAGTTGTTGAAGGAAGAAGGAAAATGTTTCAGTCTTATTTACGTAGTGTTGTGAATTACCTATCAGAAAATGATCCCGGTTTAGCAGACAGTATATGTAAAATCAAACTGTCAGTCTTTTTACCGTTCTTCAG TGATAAGCctattgaaaagggagataaaaagaaaataaagaagacTGTGTCGTCTGCTTCACTACCAGGAAGTGTTCCTGAACCAATAAGGGAGACAATGCAAAATCAGTATGATGGATTATAG
- the LOC143044203 gene encoding large ribosomal subunit protein uL16-like produces the protein MTNFLLYFQLKMGRRPARCYRYCKNKPYPKSRFCRGVPDPKIRIFDLGRKKAAVDEFPLCVHLVSDELEQLSSEALEAGRICANKYLVKHCGKDSFHLRMRVHPFHVLRINKMLSCAGADRLQTGMRGAYGKPQGTVARVKIGQPLMSVRARDNHKAPVIEALRRAKFKYPGRQKIYVSKKHGFTKWERGTYEEMRLDGRLIPDGVGAQYKPDHGPLKAWKDRQ, from the exons ATGACCAACTTCTTGTTATATTTTCAGTTAAAAATGGGTCGCCGACCAGCTCGGTG CTACAGATACTGTAAGAACAAGCCTTACCCAAAATCTCGATTTTGTAGAGGTGTACCAG ACCCTAAAATCCGTATCTTTGATTTGGGAAGAAAGAAAGCTGCTGTAGATGAATTCCCATTATGTGTGCACTTGGTTTCTGATGAATTAGAACAACTGTCCTCAGAAGCTCTAGAAGCTGGCCGTATCTGTGCCAACAAGTACTTGGTCAAACACTGTGGTAAAGATTCTTTCCACTTGAGAATGCGAGTGCACCCCTTCCATGTACTCAGAATCAACAAGATGTTGTCGTGTGCTGGGGCTGATAG GCTCCAAACTGGAATGCGTGGTGCTTATGGTAAACCACAGGGAACTGTAGCTAGAGTAAAAATTGGCCAGCCTCTTATGTCTGTGAGAGCCCGTGACAATCATAAGGCTCCAGTCATTGAGGCACTGCGTCGTGCTAAGTTCAAGTACCCAGGTCGTCAaaag AtctatgtatcaaagaaacatggATTTACAAAATGGGAAAGAGGAACATATGAAGAGATGAGGCTAGATGGAAGATTAATTCCTGACGGTGTTGGAGCCCAGTATAAGCCTGACCATGGACCACTTAAAGCATGGAAAGAtagacaataa